One genomic region from Sphingobacterium multivorum encodes:
- a CDS encoding heavy metal translocating P-type ATPase, whose protein sequence is MEHKHRYDAQGRQLCCTQTEKIYNQAGAEDLIGKAPASSHGHDHSHDEDGHDHSTAGASQMQLFLPALISFILLIAAIAMDNWIAQSWFKDWVRTGWYILAYLPVGFPVIRDALKSIAKGEIFSEFLLMSIATIGAFGIKEYPEAVAVMLFYAVGEVFQTLAVSRAKSNIKALLDQRPDEVTILENGKSKVIKAADAGIGAIVQLKPGEKLGLDGELLSEQGAFNTAALTGESKPDTKMKGDVVLAGMINMNTVSLVQVTTAYQDSKLSKILELVQNATAQKAPTELFIRKFAKIYTPIVVFLAIGICLLPYLFVDQYVFSEWLYRALVFLVISCPCALVISIPLGYFGGIGAASRNGILFKGSNFLDAMAAIRHVVMDKTGTMTAGVFKVQEIKLQAGYDEARILKLVNKIESHSSHPVATAIREYVGPIDESVDLNNIEEIPGHGLKAIADGKVLLVGNFKLLDKFNVVYDIDPNSIVYTTIAIALDGKFVGFITIADSIKADAALTIQLLHKLGVKATMLSGDKTTVVVYVAKELGIDQAYGDLLPEDKVNKVREIKGLNESVAFVGDGVNDAPVVALSDVGIAMGGLGSDATIETADVVIQDDKPSKIPMAIRIGKETKKVVYQNIGLAFIVKGVVLILGAGGLATMWEAVFADVGVSLIAILNAIRIQKMKF, encoded by the coding sequence ATGGAACATAAACATCGTTATGATGCACAAGGCAGACAGCTTTGTTGTACACAGACAGAAAAAATATATAATCAGGCTGGAGCTGAGGATCTTATTGGGAAAGCTCCGGCTTCCAGCCATGGTCATGACCATAGCCATGATGAGGACGGTCACGATCACTCGACGGCAGGGGCCAGTCAGATGCAGTTATTTCTACCCGCGCTAATTTCTTTTATCTTACTCATTGCTGCTATAGCCATGGATAATTGGATTGCACAATCCTGGTTTAAGGATTGGGTCCGTACAGGCTGGTACATATTAGCTTATCTACCGGTTGGGTTTCCTGTTATCAGGGATGCTTTAAAGAGTATAGCCAAAGGGGAAATCTTTTCGGAGTTTTTGTTAATGAGTATTGCTACCATAGGCGCTTTTGGGATCAAAGAATACCCCGAGGCTGTAGCGGTAATGTTGTTTTACGCCGTAGGAGAGGTGTTTCAGACCTTGGCGGTAAGTCGGGCTAAAAGCAATATTAAGGCTCTACTGGATCAGCGTCCGGATGAGGTGACCATTTTGGAGAATGGAAAGAGCAAAGTGATCAAAGCTGCCGATGCAGGTATAGGAGCAATAGTTCAGCTGAAACCCGGTGAAAAGCTTGGGCTTGATGGTGAATTGTTGTCTGAGCAAGGTGCATTTAATACAGCTGCGCTGACTGGCGAGAGCAAGCCAGATACAAAGATGAAGGGTGATGTTGTACTGGCTGGAATGATTAATATGAACACCGTGAGCCTAGTTCAAGTGACAACAGCATATCAGGACAGCAAGTTGAGCAAAATCCTCGAACTCGTACAGAACGCAACGGCTCAAAAAGCACCTACAGAGCTGTTTATTCGCAAATTTGCTAAGATATATACCCCAATTGTCGTGTTTTTGGCGATTGGAATTTGTCTCCTGCCTTACTTGTTTGTGGATCAATATGTATTTAGCGAATGGTTGTATAGGGCTCTCGTGTTTTTAGTGATCTCCTGTCCCTGTGCACTTGTTATTTCAATTCCTTTGGGATATTTTGGTGGAATTGGTGCTGCTAGTAGGAACGGTATACTTTTTAAAGGAAGTAATTTTTTGGATGCAATGGCAGCTATCCGCCATGTCGTGATGGATAAAACCGGAACAATGACTGCCGGCGTTTTTAAAGTGCAGGAAATTAAGCTACAGGCCGGTTACGACGAAGCAAGGATTTTAAAGCTCGTCAATAAAATAGAGAGCCACAGTAGCCATCCAGTTGCAACAGCGATTAGAGAATATGTCGGTCCGATCGATGAGTCTGTCGATCTCAATAACATAGAAGAAATCCCCGGACATGGACTAAAAGCTATTGCTGATGGCAAAGTGTTGCTGGTGGGCAACTTTAAATTGCTGGACAAATTTAATGTAGTCTATGATATCGATCCCAATAGTATCGTATATACGACCATCGCGATCGCTTTGGACGGTAAATTTGTCGGGTTCATAACCATAGCCGACAGTATTAAAGCGGATGCTGCGCTTACGATTCAACTGCTACATAAACTCGGTGTAAAAGCCACAATGCTGAGCGGGGACAAGACGACTGTAGTCGTCTATGTTGCCAAGGAACTTGGAATAGATCAGGCCTATGGCGATCTACTGCCGGAAGATAAAGTGAATAAGGTCAGGGAAATAAAGGGACTAAACGAATCTGTTGCTTTTGTGGGGGATGGCGTTAATGATGCTCCGGTTGTCGCACTGAGTGATGTTGGAATAGCGATGGGGGGACTGGGCAGTGATGCGACGATCGAGACAGCAGATGTCGTGATACAAGATGACAAACCTTCGAAAATTCCAATGGCCATTCGCATTGGAAAAGAGACGAAAAAAGTTGTTTATCAGAATATAGGCCTTGCCTTCATAGTCAAAGGGGTCGTGTTGATTCTTGGCGCTGGAGGTTTGGCAACCATGTGGGAGGCAGTCTTTGCCGATGTTGGCGTATCGTTAATTGCGATATTGAATGCCATAAGAATTCAGAAAATGAAATTTTGA
- the dnaE gene encoding DNA polymerase III subunit alpha has protein sequence MLLNLHSFYSLRYGTLSLEDLIEGMQSGGYDTAVLTDINNTSGSLDFIRLGRKKGLNLLAGMEFRDGDKLCFVAIAKSERGFQEINAYRTKLSREQRSVPQRAPDFEQVFVVYPFSGINHDGLRDYEYIGIRPSERTKVRLYDRKYLAHCVILATVSFKRDDYVLHRQLRAIDNNLLISQLERDQVAHPDEMLLSRLTLTEMFSDLPELVNNTEQLLAQCSFYFDFETVKNKTTFTDSHYGDKQLLFSEALAGLERRYGKNDTIAMERVQRELEIIEQLKFSSYFLITNDICNYARHSDFHYVGRGSGANSAVAYCLGITDVDPIALHLPFERFLNPKRKSAPDFDIDFSWNERDAMYRYIFNKYKRGHVALMGAMSTFRSRSILRELGKVYGLPKGEIDRLIKEPEHMLNKNEVTNTILNVYNRMADFPNQRSIHASGLLISEAPLVCYGAMDYPPKGLPTMQFDMYVAEDIGFEKFDILSQRGIGHIKDCKAIVRENLGELIDTDNPKRFFDDPLIAAQLQSAHTIGCFYIESPAMRQLLTKLSCNTYNTLVAASSIIRPGVASSGMMNEYIRRHHDPAVANYPHPVFKEQLAETYGVMVYQEDVMKIANAYGGLDMADADVLRRMMSGKYRDKEHLAAIKGRFFANCKTRGYEQQGSLEIWRQMESFAGYSFNKAHSASYAVESYQSLYLKTYFPLEFMVAVLNNYGGFYNRKVYVNEARVAGATICLPCVNQSHLNARIFGKDIYLGFDCLQRLEEKLALRIVNERELNGPYLSLENFIGRTEIGLEQLIILIRVGALRFTAIGKKQLLWEGHLMMSKYKPRRGGNVLFEIETKKPLLPLFEENRLEDYYDELELIGFCVTGTLFDLAKSSYRGDLFAEDMRAHEGKTIRMVGDFVCEKIVKMRNGGQMKFGTFLDAEGHFFDTVHFPQTLIEYPLRGNGIYLIEGKIVVDYGCPSLEVIRCAKMPLKSDPRSE, from the coding sequence ATGCTTTTAAATCTTCATAGTTTTTATAGTTTGCGTTATGGCACATTGAGTCTGGAAGATCTTATTGAAGGCATGCAGTCCGGTGGTTACGATACCGCCGTACTAACCGATATTAACAATACTTCCGGATCATTGGATTTTATTCGGTTGGGTCGGAAAAAGGGGCTGAATTTACTTGCAGGAATGGAGTTTCGAGACGGTGATAAGCTTTGTTTTGTCGCTATAGCGAAGAGCGAACGTGGTTTTCAAGAGATTAATGCCTATCGTACCAAACTCAGTAGGGAACAACGATCTGTACCGCAACGCGCTCCTGATTTTGAACAGGTATTTGTTGTTTATCCTTTTTCGGGGATCAACCACGATGGCTTGCGCGACTATGAATATATTGGCATAAGGCCTTCAGAACGGACCAAAGTACGGTTGTATGATCGAAAATATTTAGCGCATTGTGTCATTTTAGCAACGGTTAGTTTCAAACGAGATGATTATGTGCTGCATAGGCAATTGCGGGCCATTGATAATAATCTGTTAATATCACAATTGGAGAGGGATCAGGTGGCCCATCCGGATGAAATGCTGTTGTCAAGACTGACCTTAACGGAAATGTTTTCGGATCTGCCGGAGCTTGTGAATAATACAGAGCAGCTGCTTGCCCAGTGCTCTTTCTACTTCGACTTTGAGACCGTTAAAAATAAAACCACATTTACAGACAGTCATTATGGGGATAAGCAATTGCTTTTTAGTGAGGCATTAGCGGGGCTGGAAAGACGTTATGGAAAAAATGATACCATTGCAATGGAACGAGTCCAACGGGAATTGGAAATTATAGAACAACTTAAGTTTTCAAGTTATTTTCTGATCACGAATGATATCTGTAACTATGCTCGGCATAGCGATTTTCATTACGTGGGGCGTGGCTCCGGAGCAAACTCCGCCGTTGCTTATTGTTTGGGAATTACCGATGTCGATCCCATCGCGCTGCATCTGCCATTTGAGCGTTTTCTAAATCCAAAACGGAAGAGTGCCCCCGATTTTGATATTGACTTTAGCTGGAATGAACGTGACGCTATGTATCGTTATATTTTTAATAAATATAAACGTGGACATGTTGCGTTGATGGGCGCTATGAGTACGTTTCGGTCGCGAAGTATTTTGCGTGAGCTTGGAAAGGTATATGGGCTTCCTAAGGGAGAAATAGATCGGTTAATCAAGGAACCCGAACATATGCTGAACAAAAATGAGGTAACGAATACCATTTTGAATGTATATAACCGGATGGCGGATTTCCCTAATCAACGTTCAATTCACGCAAGTGGGCTACTCATTTCAGAAGCTCCTTTGGTATGTTATGGAGCGATGGACTACCCGCCTAAAGGACTGCCCACGATGCAATTTGACATGTATGTTGCCGAAGATATTGGTTTTGAAAAATTTGATATCCTATCACAACGGGGAATAGGGCATATAAAAGACTGTAAGGCGATCGTACGGGAGAATCTGGGCGAGCTGATTGATACCGACAACCCCAAGCGTTTCTTTGATGATCCGCTAATAGCAGCACAACTGCAGTCGGCCCATACTATTGGGTGTTTTTATATTGAAAGTCCGGCGATGCGGCAACTATTGACCAAACTGTCCTGTAATACCTATAACACATTAGTGGCAGCATCGTCCATTATTCGTCCCGGTGTGGCGAGTTCAGGAATGATGAACGAGTATATTCGGCGTCACCACGACCCAGCTGTTGCGAATTATCCGCATCCAGTATTCAAAGAACAGCTGGCTGAAACTTATGGTGTGATGGTTTATCAGGAAGACGTAATGAAAATTGCGAATGCCTATGGTGGTCTGGATATGGCAGATGCGGATGTGCTGCGGCGAATGATGTCGGGCAAGTATCGTGATAAAGAGCATCTTGCGGCCATTAAAGGACGTTTTTTTGCCAATTGCAAGACACGGGGGTACGAGCAGCAGGGAAGTTTAGAAATCTGGAGACAGATGGAGAGCTTTGCCGGCTATTCATTTAATAAGGCACATTCAGCTTCCTATGCTGTTGAGAGTTACCAGAGTTTATACTTAAAAACCTATTTTCCATTGGAGTTTATGGTTGCGGTACTCAATAATTACGGTGGTTTTTATAATCGTAAGGTTTACGTAAATGAAGCGCGGGTTGCGGGCGCTACGATTTGTTTACCATGTGTCAACCAGTCTCATTTAAATGCACGTATTTTTGGAAAAGATATCTATCTGGGCTTTGATTGCCTTCAGCGTCTGGAGGAAAAATTGGCTTTACGGATAGTGAATGAACGGGAATTGAATGGACCCTATCTCAGTTTGGAAAATTTTATTGGCCGGACGGAAATTGGCCTGGAGCAATTGATCATTTTAATCCGTGTGGGCGCCTTGCGTTTTACGGCTATAGGAAAAAAGCAATTATTGTGGGAAGGCCATTTGATGATGAGTAAATATAAACCTCGCCGTGGCGGAAATGTTCTCTTTGAAATTGAGACTAAAAAACCGTTGCTTCCTTTGTTTGAAGAAAACCGCTTGGAAGACTATTATGACGAACTGGAGTTGATTGGTTTCTGTGTTACGGGAACATTGTTTGATTTGGCAAAAAGCAGTTACAGAGGCGATCTTTTTGCAGAAGACATGAGGGCGCATGAAGGTAAAACAATTCGGATGGTAGGCGATTTCGTCTGTGAAAAAATAGTCAAGATGCGCAATGGAGGGCAAATGAAATTTGGAACCTTCTTGGATGCAGAAGGACATTTTTTTGATACTGTCCATTTCCCGCAGACACTTATCGAATATCCACTGCGGGGAAACGGTATTTATTTGATCGAAGGAAAAATTGTAGTTGACTATGGCTGCCCCTCACTTGAAGTAATACGATGTGCCAAGATGCCTTTAAAATCTGATCCGCGAAGTGAATAG
- the dinB gene encoding DNA polymerase IV, producing MERSIVHCDLDTFFVSVERLINSKLNGVPVLIGGSSDRGVVASCSYEARKSGVHAAMPMRLALRMCPDAVVVKGDHDLYSYYSNMVTEIISLETPVVEKASIDEHYLDVSGMDRFFGCWKWTQELRQRIIRETGLPISFGLSVNKTVSKIATGQAKPCGELQVNGGTEKQFLAPLSIRKIPMVGDKSYTLLRNMGISKIGTLQQMEIFTLQQVLGENGVNIWRKANGLDDTLVVPFREQKSMSKETTYQQDTIDMDVLRRTLIGMVDNLAFELRKEQRLTSCVTLKIRYSNFDTHTQQLQIGYTNSDRRLIEVVLSLFKKLYSRRMLIRLVGIKFSGLIYGAYQTDLFADNAEEVNLMQAMDRIKNRYGTAFLMKGICVPMPGEKGGRDAFKSS from the coding sequence ATGGAAAGGAGCATCGTACATTGTGATCTTGATACATTTTTTGTATCTGTTGAGCGGCTGATAAACAGTAAACTTAATGGTGTACCGGTACTTATCGGTGGTAGCAGTGACCGGGGCGTGGTGGCTTCGTGTTCCTATGAAGCCAGAAAATCAGGGGTGCATGCCGCGATGCCGATGCGCTTGGCACTAAGAATGTGTCCGGATGCAGTTGTCGTTAAAGGCGATCATGATCTCTACAGTTATTACTCCAATATGGTGACCGAAATTATTTCTCTTGAGACACCAGTTGTTGAGAAAGCAAGCATCGATGAACATTATCTTGATGTTTCCGGAATGGACCGTTTCTTTGGATGTTGGAAATGGACACAGGAATTGCGGCAGCGCATTATTCGGGAAACGGGGCTTCCGATCAGTTTCGGCCTTTCTGTTAATAAGACGGTGTCGAAAATAGCGACCGGACAGGCGAAACCATGTGGTGAGCTACAAGTAAATGGGGGTACAGAGAAGCAATTTTTGGCACCACTTTCTATTCGGAAAATACCGATGGTAGGTGATAAATCGTATACCCTGTTGCGTAATATGGGGATTTCGAAAATTGGAACGTTGCAACAAATGGAGATTTTCACCTTACAACAGGTCTTAGGGGAAAATGGTGTCAATATCTGGCGAAAGGCCAATGGTTTGGATGATACGCTTGTGGTCCCTTTTCGTGAGCAGAAGTCCATGTCCAAAGAAACAACCTATCAACAGGATACAATTGATATGGATGTATTGCGGCGCACACTCATCGGTATGGTCGATAATCTCGCATTTGAATTGCGTAAAGAACAGCGGCTTACCAGCTGTGTCACCTTAAAGATACGCTATAGTAATTTTGATACCCATACCCAACAATTGCAGATCGGGTATACCAATTCCGATCGGAGATTGATTGAAGTTGTGCTATCGCTATTTAAAAAGTTGTATAGTCGCCGCATGTTAATTCGGCTGGTGGGGATTAAGTTCTCCGGTTTGATCTATGGGGCTTACCAAACTGATCTATTTGCGGATAATGCCGAAGAAGTAAATTTGATGCAGGCTATGGATCGTATTAAAAATCGTTACGGTACAGCGTTTTTGATGAAGGGAATCTGCGTGCCCATGCCTGGGGAGAAAGGAGGGAGGGATGCTTTTAAATCTTCATAG